One window of the Acetomicrobium thermoterrenum DSM 13490 genome contains the following:
- a CDS encoding type II toxin-antitoxin system RelB/DinJ family antitoxin gives MFELRRVCDSSIRVRIDSDTKERASKALDRMGLTVSDAVRLLLVRIAEDGRFPFDLEVPNARTKKAMVELEQGGGISKGSIEDAFADLGL, from the coding sequence TTGAGGCGCGTTTGCGATTCGTCAATTCGGGTAAGAATAGACAGCGACACAAAAGAGCGAGCATCAAAAGCACTGGACAGGATGGGCCTAACGGTCTCTGATGCCGTTCGGTTGCTATTGGTTCGAATAGCCGAAGACGGTCGATTCCCCTTCGATCTAGAGGTGCCAAACGCCAGGACGAAAAAGGCAATGGTCGAGCTTGAACAAGGGGGCGGAATATCCAAAGGTTCCATCGAAGATGCGTTTGCAGATTTAGGGCTCTAA
- a CDS encoding type II toxin-antitoxin system YafQ family toxin, whose product MLDIRYSSQFKKDIRRIKRQGKDLEKLREAISLLAQGVAIPAHYLDHSLRGQWNEYREIHIDNDWLLIYRKTAKELLLVSTGSHSELFDR is encoded by the coding sequence ATGTTAGATATTCGATACTCTTCGCAGTTCAAAAAGGACATTCGTCGTATAAAACGGCAGGGCAAAGATTTGGAGAAGTTGCGAGAGGCGATTTCGCTCCTTGCCCAAGGAGTAGCTATACCAGCACATTATTTAGATCACTCTTTACGTGGGCAGTGGAATGAGTATCGAGAAATTCATATTGATAACGATTGGCTTCTTATATACAGAAAAACAGCAAAAGAGCTGCTTTTAGTTTCAACCGGTTCACATTCTGAACTTTTTGATCGATAG
- a CDS encoding type II toxin-antitoxin system HicA family toxin produces MSKLPNLSGKDVAKKLEKIGFVFVRQSGSHMILRREKPFKMTVTIPDHKELKRGTLKNILRQVGISLDEFLKL; encoded by the coding sequence ATGAGCAAACTGCCTAATCTCTCCGGAAAAGATGTAGCGAAAAAGTTGGAGAAGATTGGTTTTGTCTTCGTTAGGCAATCAGGAAGTCATATGATATTGCGCAGAGAGAAGCCCTTTAAAATGACCGTAACTATACCGGATCATAAAGAGCTGAAGCGAGGGACTTTGAAGAACATTTTGCGCCAGGTCGGCATTTCTCTTGATGAATTCTTAAAACTTTAA
- a CDS encoding type II toxin-antitoxin system HicB family antitoxin, with translation MGKTRAYKVIFELAEEGGYTVYVPSLPGCISEGDTYEEALANVKEAIKGWIEVSEQFGDEIPQSDVIVDVVEISLSDEQTA, from the coding sequence ATGGGTAAAACTCGAGCTTATAAAGTTATCTTCGAGCTTGCGGAAGAGGGTGGTTATACTGTGTATGTCCCCTCGCTTCCTGGGTGTATTAGCGAAGGTGATACCTACGAAGAAGCGCTTGCGAATGTGAAGGAGGCCATCAAAGGGTGGATAGAAGTTTCCGAGCAATTTGGCGATGAAATCCCGCAAAGCGATGTTATTGTCGATGTTGTAGAGATATCTCTTTCTGATGAGCAAACTGCCTAA
- a CDS encoding Rpn family recombination-promoting nuclease/putative transposase yields the protein MPKDDLTPKDDLTPKDPHDRLFKRVMSDEANVRQFIKEFLPKDISSQIDLKEMKLIPTEKIKGYNKYYMDIAVECYISDTKGQLYFVFEHKSYPDPGVLLQILSYMTVTWDEQRKKNVPLTPVIPVVIYHGSSSWNITTHFQGQFDSLNESIKPYIPEFNYVLVDLTQIPNDEIEQKAEETPFLMASLLLMKLVALHDIEGIIRIAVIIKLSEEERIILILYLFYTLDVDQGTMQRIVKELGGEKVMPSFAEKLIKQGEERGKIEGEKRGEIKGTIIGTIKGKQDLLIKLLRRKFSLSSSDEMTIRSVTDEVKLDAAAEAIFDAKSKDEVLKLLGQ from the coding sequence TTGCCCAAAGATGACCTAACGCCCAAAGATGACCTAACGCCCAAAGACCCCCACGATAGGCTTTTTAAAAGGGTAATGTCAGATGAAGCAAACGTAAGACAATTTATAAAGGAGTTTCTCCCAAAAGACATTTCAAGCCAGATAGATTTAAAGGAAATGAAGCTAATCCCCACAGAAAAGATCAAAGGCTACAACAAGTACTACATGGACATAGCTGTAGAATGCTATATATCAGATACAAAAGGACAGCTTTACTTTGTATTTGAGCATAAGTCATATCCTGATCCCGGAGTTTTACTTCAAATACTAAGCTATATGACCGTAACGTGGGATGAACAGAGAAAGAAAAACGTACCACTTACACCTGTAATCCCCGTAGTCATCTATCACGGCTCTTCAAGCTGGAACATAACTACTCATTTTCAAGGACAGTTTGACAGCTTAAACGAATCCATAAAACCTTACATCCCTGAATTCAATTATGTACTAGTAGACTTAACTCAAATTCCTAACGACGAGATAGAACAAAAAGCAGAAGAAACCCCCTTTTTGATGGCAAGTTTACTCTTGATGAAGCTTGTAGCCTTACATGATATAGAGGGAATCATAAGGATAGCTGTTATAATAAAGCTGTCTGAAGAAGAAAGGATAATACTGATCCTATATTTATTTTACACTTTGGACGTAGACCAAGGCACCATGCAACGGATAGTAAAAGAACTTGGAGGTGAAAAAGTTATGCCGTCTTTTGCAGAAAAGCTGATAAAACAAGGGGAAGAAAGAGGCAAAATAGAGGGCGAAAAAAGAGGCGAGATTAAAGGTACAATCATAGGTACAATCAAAGGAAAACAAGATCTGCTTATAAAACTGTTGCGCCGAAAATTCAGCCTGTCGTCTTCTGACGAAATGACGATCCGCTCCGTCACCGACGAAGTTAAACTCGACGCCGCGGCCGAAGCCATATTTGACGCCAAATCGAAAGACGAAGTTTTAAAGCTGCTTGGGCAGTAA
- a CDS encoding type II toxin-antitoxin system VapC family toxin yields MSEKAREIMGDGKNQLFLSAASGWEIAIKAKLGKLKVSDNLEHFIPEQVALNAIENLPIVLSHVLHVYTLPDYHRDPFDRLIISQAQLEGLPILTVDSQISQYPVEVLW; encoded by the coding sequence TTGTCCGAAAAGGCTCGCGAAATTATGGGTGATGGCAAAAACCAATTATTCTTGAGCGCTGCCAGCGGTTGGGAAATTGCAATAAAAGCTAAACTTGGCAAGCTAAAGGTTTCTGATAATCTTGAGCATTTTATCCCTGAACAAGTGGCCCTTAACGCCATTGAAAACCTGCCCATTGTTTTAAGCCATGTCTTGCATGTCTATACCCTTCCGGACTATCATCGGGACCCTTTTGATCGCTTGATAATTTCACAAGCTCAATTAGAAGGGCTGCCCATTCTGACGGTTGACTCTCAAATCTCTCAATATCCGGTGGAAGTCCTTTGGTGA
- a CDS encoding type II toxin-antitoxin system Phd/YefM family antitoxin, which produces MLLKVNVHEAKTNLSKLLAQVEEGKEVIIARAGKPVARLVPIERQTAQRIPGSAKRKLVIADDFDAPLPEDILNEFEKCDCC; this is translated from the coding sequence ATGTTGCTCAAGGTAAATGTTCATGAAGCCAAAACCAACCTTTCCAAGCTCTTAGCCCAAGTGGAAGAAGGCAAAGAAGTCATCATTGCAAGGGCAGGCAAACCTGTCGCCCGACTGGTGCCGATAGAAAGACAGACAGCACAGCGCATTCCAGGAAGCGCAAAGCGGAAGCTAGTCATCGCTGACGACTTTGATGCGCCACTTCCCGAAGATATCCTTAATGAATTTGAAAAATGCGACTGCTGTTAG
- a CDS encoding type II toxin-antitoxin system HicB family antitoxin has product MSILTAFVETAMHEARYKMLEDGTFFGEIPSCPGVWANEKTLEVCRDVLREVLEEWLILKLRDGDFIPTIGGIDLNTIAAEA; this is encoded by the coding sequence ATGTCCATATTGACTGCCTTCGTGGAAACAGCCATGCATGAGGCAAGGTACAAAATGCTCGAGGATGGCACGTTTTTTGGGGAAATTCCTTCTTGCCCCGGCGTGTGGGCAAACGAAAAGACCTTAGAAGTGTGCCGCGACGTGCTGAGGGAGGTCCTTGAAGAATGGCTGATCTTAAAGCTTCGAGACGGAGATTTTATCCCTACAATCGGCGGAATCGACCTTAACACAATAGCGGCTGAAGCATAA
- a CDS encoding DUF4351 domain-containing protein, protein MSSFAEKLIKQGEERGEIRGTIKGKQDLLIKLLRRKFGLSSSNEKIIRSVTDEVKLDAAAEAILDAKSKDEVLKLLGQ, encoded by the coding sequence ATGTCGTCTTTTGCTGAAAAGCTGATTAAACAAGGGGAAGAAAGAGGCGAGATTAGAGGTACAATCAAGGGCAAACAAGATCTGCTTATAAAACTGTTGCGCCGAAAATTTGGCCTGTCGTCTTCTAACGAAAAGATAATTCGCTCCGTCACCGACGAAGTTAAACTCGACGCTGCGGCGGAAGCCATCCTTGACGCCAAATCCAAAGACGAAGTTTTGAAGTTGCTTGGGCAGTAA
- a CDS encoding UDP-glucose dehydrogenase family protein, whose protein sequence is MNRIAVVGTGYVGLVSGSCLSDFGLNVICVDKDEEKIKGLKCGVIPIFEPGLQPIVERNVYYKRLEFTTDLRQAVESCDVIFIAVGTPPADDGSADLTYVEQVARDIARYMNGYTVIVNKSTVPIGTGKKVKEWINEEMAKRGASFEFDVVSNPEFLREGSAVHDFTHPDRVVIGTDSKRALEVMKQVYRVLYLNETPFVETNIETAEMIKYASNAFLAMKVTFINEVANLCEHVGANVQDVARAMGMDGRIGPKFLHPGPGYGGSCFPKDTRAFAEMARKFGVSLSLVEQTVEANERQKLLAAQKIERVLGDLSGKQLAVLGLAFKPNTDDMREAPSITILNELAQKGVTFKVYDPAAHREAKWRLKNIEDRIIYCQNEYETMEGSDALVIITEWNQFRSLDLNRVKELLRQPYFFDLRNIYKKKDMESRGFKYFGMGQ, encoded by the coding sequence ATGAACAGGATAGCCGTCGTTGGGACGGGTTACGTTGGGCTTGTTTCGGGAAGCTGTTTGTCTGATTTCGGATTAAACGTGATATGCGTGGACAAAGACGAAGAAAAGATCAAAGGCCTGAAGTGCGGCGTGATCCCCATCTTTGAGCCAGGCTTACAGCCGATAGTCGAAAGAAACGTCTACTACAAGAGGCTTGAGTTTACCACCGACTTAAGGCAGGCCGTCGAAAGCTGCGACGTGATATTTATCGCCGTGGGAACGCCTCCCGCAGATGACGGAAGCGCAGACCTTACGTATGTCGAGCAGGTTGCCCGCGACATCGCCCGCTACATGAACGGCTACACGGTCATCGTGAACAAAAGCACCGTGCCCATCGGGACGGGCAAAAAGGTCAAAGAATGGATAAACGAGGAGATGGCAAAAAGAGGGGCAAGCTTTGAGTTTGACGTCGTATCAAACCCCGAATTCCTGCGGGAAGGCTCGGCCGTGCACGACTTCACCCACCCCGACAGGGTGGTCATCGGCACGGACTCAAAGCGGGCGCTTGAGGTGATGAAGCAGGTTTACAGGGTATTGTACTTAAACGAGACGCCCTTCGTCGAGACGAACATAGAGACGGCCGAGATGATAAAGTACGCCTCAAACGCCTTTTTGGCGATGAAGGTAACCTTCATAAACGAGGTAGCAAATCTTTGCGAGCACGTGGGGGCAAACGTGCAGGACGTCGCCAGGGCCATGGGCATGGACGGCCGCATCGGGCCCAAGTTCCTGCACCCCGGGCCGGGCTACGGCGGAAGCTGCTTTCCCAAAGACACCAGGGCCTTTGCCGAGATGGCGCGCAAATTCGGCGTGTCTTTAAGCTTGGTCGAGCAGACCGTCGAGGCAAACGAACGCCAAAAGCTTTTGGCCGCACAAAAGATAGAGCGCGTCTTGGGGGACTTATCGGGAAAGCAATTGGCAGTGCTTGGGCTTGCCTTTAAGCCAAACACCGACGACATGCGCGAGGCACCCTCCATAACCATACTAAACGAGCTCGCTCAAAAAGGCGTCACCTTTAAGGTCTACGACCCGGCAGCCCATAGGGAAGCCAAATGGAGGCTCAAAAACATCGAAGACAGGATCATTTACTGTCAAAACGAATATGAGACCATGGAAGGAAGTGACGCCCTGGTAATCATCACGGAATGGAACCAGTTCAGAAGCCTTGATTTAAACAGGGTAAAGGAACTGCTGCGCCAGCCCTACTTTTTCGACCTGCGCAACATCTACAAGAAAAAAGACATGGAATCCCGCGGCTTCAAGTACTTCGGCATGGGCCAGTAA
- a CDS encoding NAD-dependent epimerase, which produces MTDTLPIQAKILITGAAGFIGFHLAKFMLERRYFVVGLDNLNNYYDPKLKEDRLDILRAYGNFVFYRADLKKKPVVDEIFAACRPEYVVNLAAQAGVRYSLDNPYAYVDSNLVGFVNVLEACRSYPVKHLLFASSSSVYGGNKTVPFSTEHNTDHPVSLYAATKKANELMAHTYAHLYGIPSTGVRLFTVYGPWGRPDMAYFSFTRDILAGVPIKVFNHGRMSRDFTYIDDVVKALYRLIDLTPKPNPDWNEKAGPISESFAPYKIYNLGNNSPVELSRFIAVLENCLGKKAQKVYLDMQPGDVIMTYADVADLEKAIGFKPETPIEEGLAKFVEWYRKYYKV; this is translated from the coding sequence ATGACCGACACCTTGCCTATACAGGCTAAAATCCTGATCACCGGCGCTGCCGGATTTATCGGCTTTCATCTCGCTAAGTTCATGCTTGAGCGAAGGTATTTCGTCGTTGGCTTGGACAACCTAAACAACTACTACGACCCCAAGCTCAAGGAAGACCGCCTGGATATACTGCGCGCCTATGGCAACTTCGTCTTTTACCGCGCGGACTTAAAGAAAAAACCTGTCGTGGACGAAATTTTTGCCGCTTGCAGGCCCGAATATGTGGTGAACCTGGCGGCCCAGGCGGGGGTGCGCTATTCCCTCGATAACCCCTACGCCTACGTGGATTCAAACCTGGTGGGGTTCGTAAATGTCCTTGAAGCCTGCCGAAGTTATCCCGTTAAACACCTGCTTTTTGCCTCGTCAAGCTCCGTTTACGGCGGCAATAAGACCGTCCCCTTTTCGACGGAGCACAACACGGACCACCCCGTGAGCTTGTATGCTGCCACGAAAAAGGCAAACGAATTGATGGCCCACACCTATGCCCACCTTTACGGCATCCCCTCGACGGGGGTGCGCCTTTTTACCGTCTACGGCCCCTGGGGAAGGCCTGACATGGCTTACTTTTCCTTCACCCGCGACATCTTGGCAGGGGTGCCCATCAAAGTCTTCAACCACGGCAGGATGAGCCGCGACTTTACCTACATTGACGACGTGGTAAAAGCCCTTTACCGCCTTATTGACCTCACGCCAAAACCAAACCCCGACTGGAACGAAAAGGCAGGCCCGATAAGCGAAAGCTTTGCGCCCTACAAGATCTATAACCTGGGCAACAACAGCCCCGTTGAGCTTTCGAGGTTCATTGCAGTACTTGAAAATTGCCTCGGCAAAAAGGCCCAAAAAGTATACTTGGACATGCAGCCTGGCGACGTTATAATGACTTACGCCGACGTGGCGGACCTTGAAAAAGCCATCGGTTTCAAGCCCGAGACGCCAATAGAGGAGGGCTTGGCAAAGTTCGTGGAGTGGTACAGGAAATATTATAAAGTTTAA
- a CDS encoding glycosyltransferase family 4 protein, whose amino-acid sequence MNRVSKGKIESLDLNTKITGKVLFIATVHSHFAAFHIPFMKMLQEKGYEVHAAASSVTGRRDDVENAGVICWEIPFKRSPYNPANLKAFLELRSLLKNHHFDLIHVHTPVAAFLGRFLAKSTHQGPVLYTAHGFHFYKEAPRRDWLIYYTAERIASRWTDGLIVMNSEDFENAQKLGFKAGENLFYVHGVGVDLSEYTNPSVCKNNIRASLGIGQEDVVIACVGELNENKNQDFLLDAWGELTRRHNNIHLLFVGTGEKMATLQKKVLQEHLQRVYFLGYRRDVPQILREADVATLVSKREGLPKCVMEAMAAGKPVVASNVRGNRDLVEHGRTGFLVELEDISGLIQAFEKLILDRQLRISMGIAGQKKICDYSLENVLAEMSDIYDLYLSRKSTGVAS is encoded by the coding sequence ATGAATCGCGTTTCGAAAGGGAAAATAGAATCTTTAGATCTAAATACAAAGATCACAGGCAAAGTCCTTTTCATCGCCACCGTCCATAGTCACTTTGCAGCTTTTCACATCCCATTTATGAAGATGCTGCAGGAAAAAGGCTACGAGGTTCATGCCGCGGCTTCTTCTGTGACAGGACGCAGGGATGACGTTGAAAATGCCGGTGTGATATGTTGGGAAATTCCTTTCAAGCGTTCTCCTTATAACCCTGCTAACCTTAAGGCTTTCCTTGAGTTAAGGTCTTTATTAAAGAACCATCATTTTGATCTCATCCATGTTCACACGCCGGTAGCTGCCTTTTTGGGAAGGTTTTTAGCTAAATCAACACATCAGGGGCCGGTTTTATACACTGCACACGGTTTTCACTTCTACAAGGAAGCTCCGAGGCGAGACTGGCTTATATATTATACTGCAGAGCGAATTGCCTCCCGCTGGACGGACGGGTTAATTGTTATGAACAGTGAGGATTTTGAAAATGCCCAAAAGCTTGGCTTCAAAGCCGGAGAAAATTTGTTTTACGTACATGGAGTGGGTGTCGATTTATCCGAATATACAAACCCATCTGTATGCAAGAATAACATTCGCGCGTCATTAGGAATTGGTCAGGAGGATGTAGTGATTGCCTGTGTCGGAGAACTAAACGAAAATAAGAATCAAGATTTTTTATTAGATGCCTGGGGTGAGCTGACAAGACGGCATAATAACATTCATTTGTTATTTGTAGGCACTGGAGAAAAAATGGCAACTTTGCAGAAAAAAGTTTTACAAGAACATCTCCAGCGAGTTTATTTCTTGGGTTACCGTCGCGATGTTCCGCAAATTCTTAGGGAAGCCGACGTCGCTACACTTGTTTCCAAGCGAGAAGGCCTGCCAAAATGCGTGATGGAAGCCATGGCTGCAGGCAAGCCTGTCGTAGCAAGCAATGTTCGCGGGAACCGCGACCTGGTAGAACATGGGCGTACAGGGTTTTTGGTAGAACTTGAAGACATTTCTGGATTAATCCAGGCATTTGAAAAACTTATTTTGGATCGCCAACTGCGAATTTCTATGGGCATTGCGGGGCAAAAAAAGATATGCGATTATTCTTTGGAAAATGTCCTGGCCGAGATGTCCGATATATATGACCTTTATTTATCAAGAAAAAGCACCGGGGTCGCATCTTGA
- a CDS encoding glycosyltransferase, whose protein sequence is MKALFVHSHRFFLKDNEYYTSGTLNNTLFERYFAVFEEVEVLARCEIIGNDKYNDKIIENNKVTLPILNLINVVDSFNYKQIFPWVKKAVMATDCVIARLPSVLGIIACYYALKLHKPWAVEVVGHAWDALWYHGSLKGKISAPILTFLTKTMVKKAPYVLYVTNNFLQMHYPTRGKSIACSNVELPIFDEEVLEKRLTKIDSKTYPIKIGLIGAMSSKLKGIDDAIKALSIARSQLPPFEFHVLGGGDKRYFYKLAVQKGLKEEVKFDGTLPSGKPVFDWLDQLDLYIQPSKQEGLPRALIEALSRGLPAIGSSVGGIPELLDEECIIKPGDINSLGKKIVWVLSNPSKQKELAMRNFKRAGEYSKTILDKRRTGFWREFRDYAVEQKRKPYNKNG, encoded by the coding sequence ATGAAAGCTTTATTTGTGCATAGTCATAGGTTCTTTTTAAAGGATAACGAGTATTATACAAGCGGCACTTTAAATAATACTTTGTTTGAGAGGTATTTTGCTGTGTTTGAGGAAGTAGAAGTTCTTGCTCGGTGTGAAATAATAGGTAACGATAAGTATAATGATAAAATTATCGAGAATAACAAGGTTACTCTTCCCATTCTAAATCTAATTAATGTAGTTGATAGTTTCAATTATAAGCAAATTTTTCCTTGGGTTAAGAAAGCAGTTATGGCCACTGATTGCGTTATCGCAAGATTGCCAAGTGTTTTGGGCATTATTGCATGTTATTATGCTCTAAAATTACATAAACCGTGGGCTGTAGAAGTTGTAGGTCATGCTTGGGATGCACTATGGTATCATGGTAGTTTAAAAGGTAAAATAAGTGCGCCTATCTTGACATTTCTGACAAAAACTATGGTTAAAAAAGCACCATATGTCTTATATGTCACTAATAATTTTTTGCAAATGCATTACCCTACTCGTGGAAAATCAATTGCATGTTCTAATGTAGAACTCCCAATATTTGATGAAGAAGTTTTAGAAAAAAGGTTGACAAAGATAGATAGTAAAACATATCCAATAAAAATTGGTTTGATAGGCGCTATGTCCAGCAAACTCAAAGGAATAGATGATGCAATTAAGGCGTTATCTATCGCTAGAAGCCAATTACCTCCTTTTGAATTCCATGTATTAGGCGGAGGAGATAAAAGATATTTTTATAAATTAGCAGTTCAAAAGGGACTTAAAGAGGAGGTTAAGTTTGATGGCACTTTGCCTAGCGGAAAACCAGTCTTTGATTGGCTTGATCAGTTAGATTTATATATTCAACCCAGTAAACAAGAAGGTTTACCTAGGGCGCTGATTGAAGCACTTAGTAGAGGTCTACCTGCTATAGGCTCATCTGTTGGTGGTATTCCTGAATTGCTTGATGAAGAATGCATAATTAAGCCTGGGGACATAAACTCATTGGGCAAAAAAATCGTTTGGGTTCTTAGCAACCCCTCTAAACAGAAAGAATTGGCAATGAGGAACTTTAAAAGGGCTGGCGAATATTCAAAAACAATCCTAGATAAAAGAAGAACAGGGTTTTGGCGTGAATTCAGGGACTATGCTGTGGAGCAAAAGAGAAAGCCATATAATAAAAATGGTTGA
- a CDS encoding polysaccharide pyruvyl transferase family protein, with protein MKIKNINELNVHLEKFYSTYIWERRWHIISINIIIPNCSDLNRGDQALVWETKRIAEEAGFSGDYYMVADSVEVSQSVQEGLKIVSPILKHPSRFFSTTKNVKYSLTLKIKWGIVAIWDFFVSLLLLIGVTRKLGLMLMPKKSKRSVDIFRKADGVFVKGGGFIHSYGGLTSLYYIYFSLYHIILAQSLGKSVYVMPNSFGPFKGPFVANIVKKVMSKCKLVTSRESISAKQLSYLLSKKIDVFPDLAFYLEKADLCNIKHVLDNIPFKEKPCVAITARPYRFPGHNNPFQAYRDYKNALISFIKWLDGNDFYPVLVVHTRAIRQHESDKTCISEIAKKIATECQFSIIDDDTLDCRQLKAIYSQFDYIVGTRFHSIIFAMSEGVPGIAITYGGNKGDGIMRDMNLSKYAIPISDLSFEILRSRFEELIENRQNVLDNIHLYKAKAVHKREELIKEIMRIKGGKKDESFICA; from the coding sequence ATAAAAATAAAAAATATTAACGAGCTTAATGTACATCTTGAGAAATTTTATAGTACTTATATTTGGGAAAGAAGGTGGCATATCATTTCTATAAACATAATAATACCAAACTGTTCTGATCTTAACAGAGGTGATCAAGCTCTTGTTTGGGAGACTAAGCGCATTGCAGAAGAGGCAGGATTTAGCGGAGATTATTATATGGTTGCTGATAGCGTAGAGGTATCTCAATCAGTTCAAGAAGGTTTAAAAATAGTATCTCCTATTTTGAAGCATCCATCAAGGTTTTTTAGCACAACTAAGAATGTGAAATATAGTTTAACGCTAAAAATTAAATGGGGTATTGTTGCTATTTGGGATTTTTTTGTTTCTTTATTGTTGTTAATAGGGGTAACAAGAAAGCTTGGTTTAATGTTAATGCCCAAAAAAAGCAAGAGGTCTGTTGACATTTTCAGAAAAGCAGATGGGGTTTTTGTAAAAGGAGGGGGATTTATTCATAGTTATGGTGGTTTAACATCTTTATATTATATTTATTTTTCATTATATCACATAATTCTTGCGCAGTCTCTTGGTAAATCGGTATATGTTATGCCTAATTCTTTTGGCCCCTTTAAAGGTCCTTTTGTTGCAAATATTGTTAAGAAAGTTATGTCAAAATGCAAGTTAGTTACTTCAAGAGAGAGCATATCAGCTAAACAATTATCTTACCTATTGAGTAAAAAAATAGATGTATTTCCCGATTTAGCATTTTATCTCGAAAAAGCGGATTTATGTAATATTAAGCATGTTCTTGATAATATTCCTTTTAAAGAAAAACCATGTGTTGCCATAACAGCGCGTCCCTATCGCTTCCCGGGGCATAATAATCCATTTCAGGCCTATCGAGATTATAAGAATGCATTGATATCATTTATTAAATGGTTAGATGGAAATGACTTTTATCCCGTACTTGTTGTCCACACCAGAGCGATTCGTCAACACGAAAGTGATAAAACGTGTATTAGCGAAATTGCAAAGAAGATAGCAACTGAGTGTCAGTTCTCGATAATTGACGACGATACTCTGGATTGTAGGCAACTTAAGGCAATTTACTCTCAATTCGATTATATTGTAGGAACCCGTTTTCATTCTATTATATTTGCAATGTCGGAAGGTGTTCCCGGAATCGCAATCACTTATGGCGGCAATAAAGGTGATGGCATAATGAGAGATATGAATTTATCCAAATATGCCATACCTATCTCAGATTTATCATTTGAGATTTTAAGATCTAGATTTGAAGAGCTTATAGAAAACCGGCAAAATGTTTTAGATAATATACATTTATATAAAGCAAAAGCTGTTCACAAAAGAGAAGAACTAATTAAGGAAATAATGCGTATAAAAGGTGGTAAAAAAGATGAAAGCTTTATTTGTGCATAG